In Diorhabda carinulata isolate Delta chromosome 6, icDioCari1.1, whole genome shotgun sequence, a single genomic region encodes these proteins:
- the LOC130895590 gene encoding transmembrane protein 208, protein MAPQQKGKQGTKGAKQIAEENVSTLKFYRNMAVSANAVSLLILYFYNSTISIVLYLFSCLIYIGCYQFMAYMAKPKYTQTGQLLDSGVDLNMEGGIAEHVKDIIILTAGCQLLSSLISNYFWYLWLAVPCRGGWILWKNILQPYFIQPDSGEPEVNEKKQKKLERKMKRMQR, encoded by the exons atggcc cCACAACAAAAAGGTAAACAAGGTACTAAAGGTGCGAAGCAAATTGCCGAAGAAAATGTATCTACGTtaaaattttacagaaatatgGCAGTATCAGCAAATGCCGTTTCATTATTAATTCTGTATTTCTATAATTCAACTATAAGTATA gttttatatttgttttcatgttTAATTTATATAGGATGTTATCAATTTATGGCGTATATGGCTAAACCCAAATACACACAAACCGGACAGCTGTTAGATAGCGGTGTCGATTTAAATATGGAAGGAGGAATAGCGGA gCACGTAAAAGACATAATCATCCTAACTGCTGGTTGTCAATTACTATCCTCTCTTATTTCTAATTACTTTTGGTACTTGTGGTTAGCGGTACCGTGTAGAGGTGGTTGGATATTATGGAAAAACATCTTACAACCATATTTTATACAACCTGATTCGGGCGAACCAGAAGTTAACgaaaagaaacagaagaaattggaaagaaaaatgaaaagaatgcagagatga